A window from Drosophila nasuta strain 15112-1781.00 chromosome 3, ASM2355853v1, whole genome shotgun sequence encodes these proteins:
- the LOC132789412 gene encoding neogenin isoform X3, with protein sequence MANNGSSRRTNKWLWMWIAISIGQLQLATVSHASQALTFTLEPQDSVVPEGHSVLLQCAGKAAGKGKATPTTTSIRWRGPDGQDLGVVGDTFRTQLKNGSLYISSVEENRGLTGAYQCLLSADGVGSVLSRPALVAIARQPELNQDFIETYLLPGQTAYFRCMVGDHVWQPGLKHTVQWYKDDMPLPLDKLRMVVLPNGALEIDEVGPSDRGAYQCNVTSGSAFRLSSKTNLNIKKGAESGMDQTMAPSFLVGPSPKTVSEGDTVTLDCVANGVPKPQIKWLRNGEELDLNHLDSRFSITGTGSLQISSAEDIDSGNYQCRASNTVDSLDAQATVQVQVPPKFIQSPRDKTASEKEVLNLECSIHGKPKPSIRWLKNGDVITPNEYMQFVNGHNLRIHGLLYSDAGMFQCIGTNPAGSVQASARLRVVAPGDLTAGDDHTGDAKPLSSGLLARLPSAPRNLVAQIVKPRFVTLSWQEPQLNANEVVSYTVYYRVTNSEREQKIVTQSHEDQQVSIQSLFPGRTYQFRVVANTNFGMGESSQALEASTQPEVNIAGPPRNIDAYARNHKEIFVHWSPPSVTNGEINKYRVYYTENDSGAELYNDSKSLELTLTDLRPYTDYVISVVPFNHNGMGDPSAELKVKTFSSTPSEPPNNVTLEVTSSSSITVHWEPPAEEDRNGQITGYKIRYRKFKDAPQVKSTPANIRYFELNALERNAEYQVKIAAMTVNGSGPFTEWYRANTLENDLDETQVPGKPIWINIQPGASKIELHWGPPQQPEIKIRNYVLGWGRGIPDENMLELKETERYHVLKGLESNTEYVVSLRARNVKGEGQPIYDNIKTREEEPMDVPVPLEVPVGLRAITMSSSSIVVYWTDTMLNKNQHVTDNRHYTVSYGITGSNRYRYHNTSELNCMINELRPNTQYEFAVKVVKGRRESAWSMSVLNSTHQNVPVTPPRDLNVRLDELNPQNVIIRWLPPKHTVGQITGYNVYYTSDMSKRDRDWMIEAFNGEETMLLLSTLKPHTTYYFKVQARTNKGSSNAPFSALATFTTSAAVIMQPPDTIAKGIDNQNLLYIIIGGTALVLLLLLLGLLLLCRRKPQSSPEHTKKSYQKNNVGVPKPPDLWIHHDQMELKNIDKGLHTATPVCSDNASSSGALTLPRSVVHSEYEVETPVPAHVTNSLDKRSYVAGYMTATSMNSTMERPQYPRTQYNHQNRSHMNMEAGLSQQSLTQPQNNSMAQTPEHPYGGYDANFCNAGYTGGQAGGNGAAGAGCVSTIESAKRGHPLKSFSVPGPPPTGAATPVNKHTPAVTIRPQNQSPYKKPSFSAATPNRLQGGSSVAHSTDEIQRLAPSTSTEELNQEMANLEGLMKDLSAITANEFEC encoded by the exons CACTCACGTTCACACTGGAGCCCCAGGACTCGGTGGTGCCCGAAGGCCACTCCGTGCTGTTGCAGTGCGCCGGCAAAGCCGCTGGCAAGGGCAAGGCCACGCCCACCACGACAAGCATACGCTGGCGCGGACCCGATGGACAGGATCTGGGCGTTGTCGGCGACACCTTTCGCACCCAGCTGAAGAATGGTTCGCTGTACATTAGCTCTGTGGAGGAGAATCGCGGACTCACCGGCGCCTATCAGTGTCTGCTCAGTGCCGATGGCGTGGGCAGCGTGTTGAGTCGTCCAGCTTTGGTAGCGATAGCTCGCCAGCCGGAGCTCAATCAGGACTTTATCGAAACGTATCTGCTGCCCGGCCAGACGGCCTACTTTCGCTGCATGGTTGGTGACCATGTGTGGCAGCCAGGACTGAAGCATACGGTGCAATGGTATAAGGACGATATGCCGCTGCCGCTGGATAAGCTGCGCATGGTGGTGCTGCCCAACGGTGCCTTAGAGATCGATGAGGTGGGACCCAGTGATCGGGGTGCTTATCAGTGCAACGTCACCTCGGGCAGCGCCTTTCGGTTGAGCAGCAAAACCAATCTGAACATCAAGAAGGGCGCCGAGTCCGGCATGGATCAGACGATGGCACCCTCGTTCCTCGTGGGACCTTCCCCGAAAACAgtcagcgaaggcgatactgTTACCCTGGATTGTGTAGCCAATGGCGTGCCCAAGCCGCAGATCAAATGGTTGCGCAATGGCGAAGAACTCGATCTCAATCACCTGGACTCGCGCTTCTCCATCACGGGCACCGGCTCACTACAGATCTCCAGCGCCGAGGACATTGATTCGGGCAACTATCAGTGCCGTGCCAGCAACACTGTGGACTCTCTGGATGCCCAGGCAACTGTGCAGGTTCAAGTGCCGCCCAAGTTCATTCAGTCGCCGCGTGACAAGACCGCCTCCGAGAAGGAGGTTCTCAACCTGGAGTGTTCCATTCACGGCAAACCGAAGCCAAGCATCCGCTGGCTGAAGAACGGAGACGTCATCACGCCCAACGAGTACATGCAGTTCGTCAATGGACACAACTTGCGCATCCATGGACTGCTCTACTCCGATGCTGGCATGTTCCAGTGCATCGGCACAAATCCCGCCGGAAGTGTTCAAGCTTCGGCTCGTCTGCGGGTTGTGGCACCTGGAG ATTTAACAGCAGGCGACGACCATACCGGAGATGCAAAACCCCTGAGCAGCGGTCTGTTGGCTCGCCTGCCAAGTGCACCTCGGAACCTGGTGGCGCAGATTGTGAAGCCACGCTTCGTCACACTTAGCTGGCAGGAGCCACAGCTAAATGCCAACGAAGTGGTATCTTACACCGTCTACTATCGCGTCACCAACAGCGAGCG CGAGCAGAAGATTGTCACGCAGTCGCATGAGGATCAACAGGTTAGCATACAATCGCTATTCCCGGGACGCACTTATCAGTTCCGAGTCGTGGCCAACACAAACTTTGGCATGGGCGAATCTTCGCAAGCACTAGAAGCCAGCACACAACCGGAGGTTAACATTGCGGGTCCGCCACGCAATATCGATGCCTATGCACGCAACCATAAAGAAATCTTTGTGCACTGGAGTCCTCCCAGTGTGACCAATGGCGAAATTAATAAGTATCGCGTTTACTACACCGAG AACGACAGCGGGGCAGAGCTATATAACGACAGCAAATCGCTGGAATTAACATTGACGGATCTGCGACCTTACACCGACTATGTGATCTCTGTGGTGCCTTTTAATCACAATGGCATGGGCGATCCCTCCGCCGAACTGAAGGTGAAAACCTTCTCTTCGACGCCCTCGGAGCCACCCAATAATGTCACACTCGAGGTGACCAGCTCCAGC tcTATAACGGTGCACTGGGAGCCACCAGCAGAGGAAGATCGCAATGGACAGATTACTGGCTACAAGATACGCTATCGCAAGTTCAAAGATGCGCCGCAGGTAAAGAGCACGCCGGCCAACATACGCTACTTTGAGCTGAACGCGCTGGAACGCAATGCCGAATACCAGGTGAAGATTGCAGCGATGACTGTGAACGGTTCTGGACCATTCACTGAATGGTATCGTGCCAACACGCTGGAGAATGATCTCGACGAGACACAGGTGCCAGGCAAACCGATTTGGATTAACATTCAGCCAGGAGCGAGCAAGATTGAATTGCACTGGGGTCCGCCACAGCAGCCGGAGATCAAGATACGCAACTATGTCCTGGGCTGGGGACGCGGCATACCCGATGAGAATATGCTCGAGCTGAAGGAGACGGAACGCTATCATGTACTCAAAGGACTCGAGTCCAATACCGAGTATGTGGTGTCGCTACGGGCACGCAACGTTAAGGGCGAGGGACAACCGATTTACGATAACATCAAGACACGTGAGGAGGAGCCAATGGATGTGCCAGTGCCGCTAGAGGTGCCAGTCGGGTTGCGTGCCATTACCATGTCCAGTTCGTCGATTGTTGTTTACTGGACGGACACGATGCTTAACAAGAATCAGCATGTCACAGACAATCGTCATTACACTGTCAGCTATGGCATCACCGGATCGAATCGCTATCGCTATCACAACACCAGCGAGCTCAATTGCATGATCAACGAGCTCCGACCCAATACACAATACGAATTCGCCGTCAAGGTGGTGAAGGGACGTCGCGAGTCCGCCTGGTCGATGTCCGTGTTGAACAGCACGCATCAAAATGTGCCTGTGACGCCTCCCAGAGATCTTAATGTGCGCCTGGATGAACTGAATCCACAGAATGTGATCATAAGGTGGCTGCCACCAAAGCATACGGTGGGTCAAATCACTGGCTACAATGTGTACTACACGTCGGACATGTCGAAGCGAGACAGAGACTGGATGATCGAGGCCTTCAATGGTGAGGAgacaatgctgctgctgtccacTCTGAAGCCGCACACCACCTACTACTTCAAGGTGCAAGCTCGCACCAACAAGGGCAGCAGCAATGCACCTTTCTCTGCGCTGGCCACATTCACCACGAGTGCAGCGGTTATTATGCAGCCACCGGACACCATTGCGAAAGGAATTGATAATCAGAATCTGCTGTACATCATCATTGGGGGCACGGCGCTagtgctgctcttgctgctgctgggcctgctgttgctctgtCGCCGGAAGCCGCAATCCTCGCCAGAGCATACCAAGAAGAG CTATCAAAAGAACAATGTCGGCGTACCAAAGCCGCCGGATCTATGGATACATCACGATCAAATGGAGCTGAAGAACATTGACAAGGGCTTGCACACCGCCACGCCTGTGTGCAGCGACAACGCTTCCAGCAGCGGCGCCCTTACGCTACCGCGCTCCGTTGTGCATAGCGAGTACGAGGTGGAGACGCCAGTGCCAGCACATGTGACCAACTCGCTGGACAAGCGCTCCTATGTCGCGGGCTATATGA CAGCTACCTCGATGAACTCGACCATGGAGCGTCCGCAATATCCACGCACTCAGTATAACCATCAAAATCGCTCGCACATGAACATGGAGGCGGGTCTGTCGCAACAGAGTCTCACACAGCCGCAAAACAACTCGATGGCCCAGACGCCCGAGCATCCTTACGGCGGCTACGACGCCAATTTCTG CAATGCTGGTTACACTGGCGGTCAGGCAGGTGGCAATGGAGCTGCTGGCGCTGGCTGTGTGTCCACCATTGAGAGCGCTAAGCGGGGACATCCGCTGAAGAGTTTCAGCGTGCCTGGTCCGCCGCCCACAGGCGCAGCCACGCCCGTCAATAAGCACA CTCCTGCTGTTACAATACGTCCACAGAATCAATCACCATACAAGAAGCCCTCATTCTCGGCCGCCACGCCAAATCGGTTGCAAGGCGGCAGCTCCGTGGCGCATTCCACCGATGAGATACAAAGACTGGCGCCCAGCACTTCCACCGAGGAGCTCAACCAAGAGATGGCCAATCTGGAGGGGCTGATGAAGGATTTAAGTGCCATAACGGCCAACGAGTTCGAGTGTTAA
- the LOC132789412 gene encoding neogenin isoform X4, with the protein MANNGSSRRTNKWLWMWIAISIGQLQLATVSHASQALTFTLEPQDSVVPEGHSVLLQCAGKAAGKGKATPTTTSIRWRGPDGQDLGVVGDTFRTQLKNGSLYISSVEENRGLTGAYQCLLSADGVGSVLSRPALVAIARQPELNQDFIETYLLPGQTAYFRCMVGDHVWQPGLKHTVQWYKDDMPLPLDKLRMVVLPNGALEIDEVGPSDRGAYQCNVTSGSAFRLSSKTNLNIKKGAESGMDQTMAPSFLVGPSPKTVSEGDTVTLDCVANGVPKPQIKWLRNGEELDLNHLDSRFSITGTGSLQISSAEDIDSGNYQCRASNTVDSLDAQATVQVQVPPKFIQSPRDKTASEKEVLNLECSIHGKPKPSIRWLKNGDVITPNEYMQFVNGHNLRIHGLLYSDAGMFQCIGTNPAGSVQASARLRVVAPGDLTAGDDHTGDAKPLSSGLLARLPSAPRNLVAQIVKPRFVTLSWQEPQLNANEVVSYTVYYRVTNSEREQKIVTQSHEDQQVSIQSLFPGRTYQFRVVANTNFGMGESSQALEASTQPEVNIAGPPRNIDAYARNHKEIFVHWSPPSVTNGEINKYRVYYTENDSGAELYNDSKSLELTLTDLRPYTDYVISVVPFNHNGMGDPSAELKVKTFSSTPSEPPNNVTLEVTSSSSITVHWEPPAEEDRNGQITGYKIRYRKFKDAPQVKSTPANIRYFELNALERNAEYQVKIAAMTVNGSGPFTEWYRANTLENDLDETQVPGKPIWINIQPGASKIELHWGPPQQPEIKIRNYVLGWGRGIPDENMLELKETERYHVLKGLESNTEYVVSLRARNVKGEGQPIYDNIKTREEEPMDVPVPLEVPVGLRAITMSSSSIVVYWTDTMLNKNQHVTDNRHYTVSYGITGSNRYRYHNTSELNCMINELRPNTQYEFAVKVVKGRRESAWSMSVLNSTHQNVPVTPPRDLNVRLDELNPQNVIIRWLPPKHTVGQITGYNVYYTSDMSKRDRDWMIEAFNGEETMLLLSTLKPHTTYYFKVQARTNKGSSNAPFSALATFTTSAAVIMQPPDTIAKGIDNQNLLYIIIGGTALVLLLLLLGLLLLCRRKPQSSPEHTKKSYQKNNVGVPKPPDLWIHHDQMELKNIDKGLHTATPVCSDNASSSGALTLPRSVVHSEYEVETPVPAHVTNSLDKRSYVAGYMTTSMNSTMERPQYPRTQYNHQNRSHMNMEAGLSQQSLTQPQNNSMAQTPEHPYGGYDANFCNAGYTGGQAGGNGAAGAGCVSTIESAKRGHPLKSFSVPGPPPTGAATPVNKHTPAVTIRPQNQSPYKKPSFSAATPNRLQGGSSVAHSTDEIQRLAPSTSTEELNQEMANLEGLMKDLSAITANEFEC; encoded by the exons CACTCACGTTCACACTGGAGCCCCAGGACTCGGTGGTGCCCGAAGGCCACTCCGTGCTGTTGCAGTGCGCCGGCAAAGCCGCTGGCAAGGGCAAGGCCACGCCCACCACGACAAGCATACGCTGGCGCGGACCCGATGGACAGGATCTGGGCGTTGTCGGCGACACCTTTCGCACCCAGCTGAAGAATGGTTCGCTGTACATTAGCTCTGTGGAGGAGAATCGCGGACTCACCGGCGCCTATCAGTGTCTGCTCAGTGCCGATGGCGTGGGCAGCGTGTTGAGTCGTCCAGCTTTGGTAGCGATAGCTCGCCAGCCGGAGCTCAATCAGGACTTTATCGAAACGTATCTGCTGCCCGGCCAGACGGCCTACTTTCGCTGCATGGTTGGTGACCATGTGTGGCAGCCAGGACTGAAGCATACGGTGCAATGGTATAAGGACGATATGCCGCTGCCGCTGGATAAGCTGCGCATGGTGGTGCTGCCCAACGGTGCCTTAGAGATCGATGAGGTGGGACCCAGTGATCGGGGTGCTTATCAGTGCAACGTCACCTCGGGCAGCGCCTTTCGGTTGAGCAGCAAAACCAATCTGAACATCAAGAAGGGCGCCGAGTCCGGCATGGATCAGACGATGGCACCCTCGTTCCTCGTGGGACCTTCCCCGAAAACAgtcagcgaaggcgatactgTTACCCTGGATTGTGTAGCCAATGGCGTGCCCAAGCCGCAGATCAAATGGTTGCGCAATGGCGAAGAACTCGATCTCAATCACCTGGACTCGCGCTTCTCCATCACGGGCACCGGCTCACTACAGATCTCCAGCGCCGAGGACATTGATTCGGGCAACTATCAGTGCCGTGCCAGCAACACTGTGGACTCTCTGGATGCCCAGGCAACTGTGCAGGTTCAAGTGCCGCCCAAGTTCATTCAGTCGCCGCGTGACAAGACCGCCTCCGAGAAGGAGGTTCTCAACCTGGAGTGTTCCATTCACGGCAAACCGAAGCCAAGCATCCGCTGGCTGAAGAACGGAGACGTCATCACGCCCAACGAGTACATGCAGTTCGTCAATGGACACAACTTGCGCATCCATGGACTGCTCTACTCCGATGCTGGCATGTTCCAGTGCATCGGCACAAATCCCGCCGGAAGTGTTCAAGCTTCGGCTCGTCTGCGGGTTGTGGCACCTGGAG ATTTAACAGCAGGCGACGACCATACCGGAGATGCAAAACCCCTGAGCAGCGGTCTGTTGGCTCGCCTGCCAAGTGCACCTCGGAACCTGGTGGCGCAGATTGTGAAGCCACGCTTCGTCACACTTAGCTGGCAGGAGCCACAGCTAAATGCCAACGAAGTGGTATCTTACACCGTCTACTATCGCGTCACCAACAGCGAGCG CGAGCAGAAGATTGTCACGCAGTCGCATGAGGATCAACAGGTTAGCATACAATCGCTATTCCCGGGACGCACTTATCAGTTCCGAGTCGTGGCCAACACAAACTTTGGCATGGGCGAATCTTCGCAAGCACTAGAAGCCAGCACACAACCGGAGGTTAACATTGCGGGTCCGCCACGCAATATCGATGCCTATGCACGCAACCATAAAGAAATCTTTGTGCACTGGAGTCCTCCCAGTGTGACCAATGGCGAAATTAATAAGTATCGCGTTTACTACACCGAG AACGACAGCGGGGCAGAGCTATATAACGACAGCAAATCGCTGGAATTAACATTGACGGATCTGCGACCTTACACCGACTATGTGATCTCTGTGGTGCCTTTTAATCACAATGGCATGGGCGATCCCTCCGCCGAACTGAAGGTGAAAACCTTCTCTTCGACGCCCTCGGAGCCACCCAATAATGTCACACTCGAGGTGACCAGCTCCAGC tcTATAACGGTGCACTGGGAGCCACCAGCAGAGGAAGATCGCAATGGACAGATTACTGGCTACAAGATACGCTATCGCAAGTTCAAAGATGCGCCGCAGGTAAAGAGCACGCCGGCCAACATACGCTACTTTGAGCTGAACGCGCTGGAACGCAATGCCGAATACCAGGTGAAGATTGCAGCGATGACTGTGAACGGTTCTGGACCATTCACTGAATGGTATCGTGCCAACACGCTGGAGAATGATCTCGACGAGACACAGGTGCCAGGCAAACCGATTTGGATTAACATTCAGCCAGGAGCGAGCAAGATTGAATTGCACTGGGGTCCGCCACAGCAGCCGGAGATCAAGATACGCAACTATGTCCTGGGCTGGGGACGCGGCATACCCGATGAGAATATGCTCGAGCTGAAGGAGACGGAACGCTATCATGTACTCAAAGGACTCGAGTCCAATACCGAGTATGTGGTGTCGCTACGGGCACGCAACGTTAAGGGCGAGGGACAACCGATTTACGATAACATCAAGACACGTGAGGAGGAGCCAATGGATGTGCCAGTGCCGCTAGAGGTGCCAGTCGGGTTGCGTGCCATTACCATGTCCAGTTCGTCGATTGTTGTTTACTGGACGGACACGATGCTTAACAAGAATCAGCATGTCACAGACAATCGTCATTACACTGTCAGCTATGGCATCACCGGATCGAATCGCTATCGCTATCACAACACCAGCGAGCTCAATTGCATGATCAACGAGCTCCGACCCAATACACAATACGAATTCGCCGTCAAGGTGGTGAAGGGACGTCGCGAGTCCGCCTGGTCGATGTCCGTGTTGAACAGCACGCATCAAAATGTGCCTGTGACGCCTCCCAGAGATCTTAATGTGCGCCTGGATGAACTGAATCCACAGAATGTGATCATAAGGTGGCTGCCACCAAAGCATACGGTGGGTCAAATCACTGGCTACAATGTGTACTACACGTCGGACATGTCGAAGCGAGACAGAGACTGGATGATCGAGGCCTTCAATGGTGAGGAgacaatgctgctgctgtccacTCTGAAGCCGCACACCACCTACTACTTCAAGGTGCAAGCTCGCACCAACAAGGGCAGCAGCAATGCACCTTTCTCTGCGCTGGCCACATTCACCACGAGTGCAGCGGTTATTATGCAGCCACCGGACACCATTGCGAAAGGAATTGATAATCAGAATCTGCTGTACATCATCATTGGGGGCACGGCGCTagtgctgctcttgctgctgctgggcctgctgttgctctgtCGCCGGAAGCCGCAATCCTCGCCAGAGCATACCAAGAAGAG CTATCAAAAGAACAATGTCGGCGTACCAAAGCCGCCGGATCTATGGATACATCACGATCAAATGGAGCTGAAGAACATTGACAAGGGCTTGCACACCGCCACGCCTGTGTGCAGCGACAACGCTTCCAGCAGCGGCGCCCTTACGCTACCGCGCTCCGTTGTGCATAGCGAGTACGAGGTGGAGACGCCAGTGCCAGCACATGTGACCAACTCGCTGGACAAGCGCTCCTATGTCGCGGGCTATATGA CTACCTCGATGAACTCGACCATGGAGCGTCCGCAATATCCACGCACTCAGTATAACCATCAAAATCGCTCGCACATGAACATGGAGGCGGGTCTGTCGCAACAGAGTCTCACACAGCCGCAAAACAACTCGATGGCCCAGACGCCCGAGCATCCTTACGGCGGCTACGACGCCAATTTCTG CAATGCTGGTTACACTGGCGGTCAGGCAGGTGGCAATGGAGCTGCTGGCGCTGGCTGTGTGTCCACCATTGAGAGCGCTAAGCGGGGACATCCGCTGAAGAGTTTCAGCGTGCCTGGTCCGCCGCCCACAGGCGCAGCCACGCCCGTCAATAAGCACA CTCCTGCTGTTACAATACGTCCACAGAATCAATCACCATACAAGAAGCCCTCATTCTCGGCCGCCACGCCAAATCGGTTGCAAGGCGGCAGCTCCGTGGCGCATTCCACCGATGAGATACAAAGACTGGCGCCCAGCACTTCCACCGAGGAGCTCAACCAAGAGATGGCCAATCTGGAGGGGCTGATGAAGGATTTAAGTGCCATAACGGCCAACGAGTTCGAGTGTTAA